Proteins encoded in a region of the Leopardus geoffroyi isolate Oge1 chromosome E2, O.geoffroyi_Oge1_pat1.0, whole genome shotgun sequence genome:
- the CCDC8 gene encoding coiled-coil domain-containing protein 8, whose translation MLQIGEDVDYLLIPREVRLAGGVWRVISKPATKEAEFRERLTQFLEEEGRTLEDVARIIEKSTPHPPQPPKKPKEPRVRRRVPQMVTPPPRLVVGTYDSSNASDSEFSDFETSRGKGDKGHNGPGRGRRVRKMPVSYLGSKFLGSDLESGDDEELVEAFLQRGEKKPSAPPARRRVNLPVPMFEDNPRPQLSKADRWREYVSQVSWGKLKRRVKGWAPRSSPEVGEARQASPRVERDGAWAPGRASLGDNVGNAGGGQAPETAPRRWRPRINWASFRRRRREEAAASTVQVAEAADDQRAEAADDQRAEAADDQGAEAAHDQGAEAAHDQGAEAADHQGAEAADHQGAEAADHQGAEAAGNQRVEAIANQRAEAIPAQGAEAEDNPGAEAIAVQRAEVANNRREGAADNQRAEAPVVQEAEASAARVATGATQGARARKQVKTVRFQTPGRFSWFRKRRRAFWHTPRLPALPERVPRAGEARSLRVLRAEARAEAEQGEREDQL comes from the coding sequence ATGTTGCAGATCGGGGAGGACGTCGACTATTTGCTCATCCCCCGGGAGGTCAGGCTGGCCGGGGGCGTGTGGAGGGTCATCTCCAAGCCGGCCACCAAGGAGGCCGAATTTCGGGAGCGGCTGACCCAGTTTCTGGAGGAAGAAGGCCGCACGCTGGAGGACGTGGCCCGCATCATCGAGAAGAGCACCCCACACCCGCCCCAGCCCCCCAAAAAGCCCAAGGAGCCCCGAGTGAGGAGGAGAGTCCCGCAGATGGTGACCCCTCCCCCGCGGCTGGTCGTGGGCACCTATGACAGCAGCAATGCCAGCGACAGCGAGTTCAGTGACTTCGAGACCTCCAGAGGCAAGGGCGACAAGGGTCACAACGGCCCGGGGCGCGGCAGGAGGGTGCGCAAAATGCCTGTCAGTTACCTGGGCAGCAAATTTCTGGGGAGCGACCTGGAAAGCGGGGATGACGAGGAACTGGTGGAGGCCTTCCTGCAGCGAGGGGAGAAGAAGCCCAGCGCGCCACCTGCCCGCCGCCGCGTGAACCTGCCGGTGCCCATGTTTGAGGACAACCCCAGGCCGCAGCTGTCCAAGGCGGACAGGTGGCGAGAGTACGTCAGCCAGGTGTCCTGGGGGAAGCTGAAGCGGAGGGTGAAGGGCTGGGCGCCGAGGTCCAGCCCCGAGGTGGGCGAGGCCCGGCAGGCCTCTCCCAGGGTGGAGAGGGACGGGGCATGGGCGCCAGGCAGGGCCAGCCTGGGGGATAATGTGGGCAACGCAGGAGGCGGCCAGGCGCCCGAGACTGCCCCAAGACGATGGAGGCCCAGAATCAACTGGGCCTCTTTCCGCCGTCgtaggagggaggaggcagcagcATCCACAGTTCAGGTGGCAGAGGCTGCAGACGATCAGAGGGCAGAGGCTGCAGACGATCAGAGGGCAGAGGCTGCAGACGATCAGGGGGCAGAGGCTGCACACGATCAGGGGGCAGAGGCTGCACACGATCAGGGGGCAGAGGCTGCAGACCATCAGGGGGCAGAGGCTGCAGACCATCAGGGGGCAGAGGCTGCAGACCATCAAGGGGCAGAGGCTGCAGGTAATCAGAGGGTGGAGGCTATAGCTAATCAGAGGGCAGAGGCCATACCCGCCCAGGGGGCAGAGGCTGAGGATAATCCCGGGGCAGAAGCCATAGCTGTCCAGAGGGCAGAGGTTGCAAATAATCGGAGGGAAGGGGCTGCAGATAATCAGAGGGCAGAGGCCCCAGTTGTCCAGGAAGCTGAAGCCTCAGCTGCCCGGGTGGCCACAGGGGCAACCCAGGGAGCTAGGGCCCGGAAACAGGTCAAGACAGTGAGGTTCCAGACTCCTGGACGTTTCTCATGGTTTCGCAAGCGGCGGAGAGCCTTCTGGCACACTCCTCGGTTGCCAGCCCTGCCGGAGAGAGTCCCCAGAGCAGGCGAGGCCAGGAGCCTTAGGGTGTtgagggcagaggccagagcAGAAGCGGAGCAGGGAGAACGAGAAGACCAGCTGTGA
- the PNMA8C gene encoding paraneoplastic antigen-like protein 8C, with amino-acid sequence MLFGVKDIALLEHGCKALEVDSYKSLMILDIPEDCDHEEFEDIIRAPLRPLGKFEVAGKAFLEEERSKAAIIRLAEDINYAVIPREIKGKGGLWRVVYMPRKQDIEFLTKLNLFLQSEGRTVEDVARVLRQELCPAVTGPREPPARKCRAPGAGEKQPGAGATAGADAASPLDPTEKPSKPGDDKRGKRKHKKNRRRHHASDKL; translated from the coding sequence ATGCTGTTCGGGGTGAAGGACATCGCCCTGTTGGAGCACGGGTGCAAGGCTCTGGAGGTGGACAGTTACAAGTCCCTGATGATCCTGGATATCCCGGAAGACTGCGACCACGAGGAATTCGAAGACATCATACGGGCCCCCCTGAGACCTCTGGGCAAGTTCGAAGTGGCTGGGAAGGCCTTTCTGGAAGAAGAGAGGTCCAAGGCGGCCATCATCAGGCTGGCGGAGGACATCAATTATGCCGTCATCCCCAGGGAGATCAAGGGCAAGGGTGGCCTGTGGAGGGTGGTGTACATGCCCCGGAAGCAGGACATTGAGTTCCTGACCAAGCTGAACCTCTTCCTGCAGAGCGAGGGCAGGACGGTGGAGGACGTGGCCcgggtcctgaggcaggaattgTGCCCCGCAGTGACGGGCCCCAGAGAGCCACCTGCCAGAAAGTGCCGCGCGCCCGGGGCCGGGGAGAAGCAGCCCGGGGCTGGGGCCACCGCCGGGGCGGATGCGGCGTCGCCTCTGGACCCCACGGAGAAGCCGAGCAAGCCTGGAGATGACAAGAGAGGCAAGAGGAAGCATAAGAAAAACCGGCGAAGGCACCATGCATCTGACAAGCTGTGA